A genomic region of Caldisericaceae bacterium contains the following coding sequences:
- a CDS encoding prepilin peptidase: MRSLILIIDYYRIFFSIVFFALGAIIGSFLNVVIYRLPKGESIVYPPSHCTHCGHKLAASDLIPIFSYIYLKGRCRYCNEKISIVYPIVEAITGITVALLFLKFGFSLDLLKYIVFACILIVIAMIDLNTGYVYDSIVIPSIFVGLAFSFFTTGFKEAIFGAIFYGVLFFLIILISKLFYKEGGMGEGDLTAGIMIGAFLGLKLSVVSFILSFIFGSLVGILIMIFEKKDGETQIPFVPYLAFGAIVSVFLGGKLISFYLQLF; the protein is encoded by the coding sequence ATGAGAAGTCTCATTTTGATAATTGATTATTATAGAATTTTTTTCTCTATAGTTTTCTTTGCCTTAGGTGCTATAATAGGCTCTTTTTTAAACGTTGTAATCTATAGACTCCCAAAAGGTGAATCGATAGTCTATCCCCCATCACATTGCACGCATTGTGGTCACAAATTAGCAGCCTCAGATTTAATTCCAATTTTTAGTTATATCTATTTAAAGGGTAGATGTAGGTACTGTAATGAAAAAATTTCAATTGTTTATCCAATTGTTGAGGCTATCACAGGTATTACAGTTGCTCTTTTGTTCTTAAAGTTTGGCTTCTCTTTAGATTTATTGAAATATATCGTCTTTGCTTGTATTCTTATTGTTATTGCAATGATTGACTTAAATACTGGTTATGTCTACGATTCAATAGTTATTCCTTCTATTTTTGTTGGTTTAGCCTTCTCTTTTTTTACTACTGGCTTTAAGGAAGCAATTTTTGGAGCAATTTTTTACGGTGTTCTGTTTTTTCTCATTATCTTAATTTCAAAACTGTTCTATAAAGAAGGAGGAATGGGTGAAGGTGACTTAACCGCTGGAATAATGATAGGAGCATTTTTAGGGCTGAAACTATCGGTTGTTTCTTTCATTCTTTCTTTTATTTTTGGTTCTCTTGTTGGTATTCTTATTATGATTTTTGAAAAAAAGGATGGTGAAACTCAGATACCCTTCGTGCCGTATCTTGCATTTGGTGCAATTGTTTCGGTATTTTTGGGTGGTAAATTAATTAGCTTTTATCTTCAATTATTTTAA